A genomic segment from Gopherus evgoodei ecotype Sinaloan lineage chromosome 6, rGopEvg1_v1.p, whole genome shotgun sequence encodes:
- the LOC115653546 gene encoding interferon epsilon-like — protein MTTRCLLNVCLVLLFSTEISSRLCTMLHFQKNTVNKESLELLKKMSRNFPSQCINKRAAFKLTQNVTELSVTQKENAKVAIQEILQEIFNIFSKNLTQSAWDGISIVRFFTSKIGLYQQIQRLEACLRTQMEKELTNPESEDLQHTSQRVKKYFQGIDAFLKENQYSLCAWEIIRAEIHRCFVLIDKLTRRLSN, from the coding sequence ATGACCACCAGGTGTTTGCTGAATGTTTGCCTTGTACTGCTCTTCTCTACTGAAATCTCATCTCGGCTCTGTACCATGCTTCATTTCCAGAAGAACACAGTGAACAAAGAGAGCTTGGAGCTTCTGAAGAAAATGAGCAGAAATTTCCCCTCACAATGCATAAACAAAAGGGCAGCTTTCAAGCTCACCCAGAATGTTACTGAACTTTCAGTGACGCAGAAAGAGAATGCCAAGGTGGCAATTCAAGAGATCCTCCAAGAGATCTTCAACATCTTTAGCAAAAACCTCACCCAAAGTGCCTGGGATGGGATATCCATAGTCAGGTTCTTTACCAGCAAAATTGGACTTTACCAGCAAATTCAGCGGCTGGAGGCATGTTTGAGAACACAGATGGAGAAGGAATTAACCAACCCGGAAAGTGAGGACCTCCAGCACACCAGTCAGagagtgaaaaaatacttccaggGGATAGATGCTTTCCTGAAAGAAAACCAATACAGCCTGTGTGCCTGGGAGATCATTCGTGCGGAAATACACAGATGTTTTGTACTTATTGACAAACTCACTAGAAGGCTTAGTAACTAA